The Hippoglossus hippoglossus isolate fHipHip1 chromosome 10, fHipHip1.pri, whole genome shotgun sequence DNA segment attgtttacattttcagtaCTAGTGTCAATATGAGATGTCAGTTTTATTAGTTATCTTTTCTGTTTCCTAAGTTGCTGAGTATAAACATGTGTCCtacaattgttttcatttaaaataataaatctgaattATCATACAACAATCAAAATCAGAGTTAAGTAaaattgaaaaagacaaataaatccTACAAAGCCTTCTATTCTCAGAGCTACATATGCAATTTTGTTGCTGCTCAGAGTATCAAAGTTCTGACGCCCCCACCCCTATGCAGAACATCTTTAATGATCAAAGACATTTGTTTCTTCTCCTTGACAATCCTCTAATATTTCCCTTTGTTCCACTGTAGAAAGAGGAATAATAAATAGTTTTGTAAGAATTTACACCATCAGATATACAAATTGTCAGTATGTAGTATTTAGATGTTTCAGTGATgtatttgaattaattaaagAATAACAGGAACTGCCACAAGTCTTTTgcaatatcattattatatcataGTAGCATGAAGGACGGCTCATTGCTGCTATAGCTTATATGACATTTGGAAGTGTAACTGCTGTACATAGTAAATTAAGTATTTGTACAGTTTACAGTCTTTATGACAGCTCATAAAGACTCCTCCAAACAGATGCTTAAACAAAATAATGTCCTGTTCTATAATGCCATATTTTGATGATTCCTTGCAACCTCATACAGTCATGAATCACACATTAACTTTGTATAATACTAAAGCAGCTTTCAGTAGAGCCCAATCAGTTTCCTTAAATtgaatgaagctgcaccaaattgtacacactcagagatatcagtcccctaaatatagtttcatggtaatccatttattagttgttgtgtaatgctgctaactatcagacaaacaaatgaaacaagatgaaaatataacctccttggcgaaggtaataaAACCTGTTTCATAATGCAGGTTCAAATATGACTGGTCTGTCTGATGTGCATTTAACTGATTCATATGAGTCAGCCGACACTGGTTCGTAAGTGGTGATCAGCATTCACAGACCAAAGTTTGCAACTGAACTTACTGATAAAGCAAAGAATGAAGTGAAACACATCAGGAGCAAagttttaatttcagttttctaTAGGCACTTATTGgtcttccctctctgtgtcagttaaattcaatttaaacagTAATGTCATTAAATTAAGTTTCCATTCAAAACATAGGCAGCTGTTACTAAAGCTTGGAAATGTTCAGCTGGCACTCAACTCCAGACTGGATTCTGAAAAGGGTCTTATTGAGCTAAGATACAAttgagctgtgtgtttgtgtgtttgaccatTGTGAATGCAGCAGCCTTGGATGAAGTTGTCCTTCATTATCTAATCAGTGTCAAGTTTGATTGATTGCCTGTCCTCTATGTAAAACTTCATTTCAGGCTCTCGTTTCAAGAGGATCGCTGTTCCACTGGGCTTGATGAGCGCAGGAACGTCAGTGTGTTACCCAGCCCAAGCAGTGGCTGTGATTAAGGTAactactttttttaaattctgacattttgtttaataTCAGTTGCAGATACAAACCTCATTATTTTCAGAGCTTAATGctgtaattttgttttttactccCAAGGTGACGGGTAGGAAGGTTTACGCTGCAGGGCAGTGGAGCAGTGCTGCTGTGTCTTCACTGCTCACCCCAAAGCCTCAGGAGCCTGTCGCCAAAGAGATCAGTGCTTCACAGCCAGAGGTGAACTATCATATTCAACAGATGTATTTTCATTGTCATGTATGGGTGCAACTGCTGTTTAATATAGAAACTATTGTTAAgctgttttactgtgtgtgactaaaactaaaacatccGCTCGACCCATTTAACGGTAACACTTCCCACTGagttgtttttctatttgcataatttgctttaaaaaaaaaaaatcccttctGTTTCTCAGTAGATGATATTCTATTTCCTTTCCCAGCACTTTGTTTTCGAACATTGTGTTGTACATAGTCCCTGAGAGGTTTTgtacttttgaaaataaagtctATACTGTGTTGTGCATTGTGTCAGTCTGCCACAGTGTCCAGTCCAGAGTCTGCAGTGGTCGAAGCTTTGGAGGTCAGCTCCACCACAGACAGCAGCTCATCCCAAAGTGCCACGATACCAGAAACAGAGGTGGAATCAGCAGAGTCTGTTCCTTCCTCTGATGAACCCATCGCTGCTGTCATAACAAAAGAGGCATCATCTGTAACACTCACAGAGATCTCCCCCGACCAGGCCccgacagagacaaacacaggtATTGTAGATATTGatctgtgtgcttgtgtttctgtctccatctctgtttcACACACAAGTCACACAAGGGCTTGCACTGATGATgtgctgtgtttcctctcctgtccAGATCCTGTGGTACATTTAGTGCCGGCAGAAACCGAAGCCGCTCCTCCCTCCGAGGAACTACCTGCCTCTGTTGAAAACGAAGCGCcatcaaatacaaaacaagcCCCAGATGAGGTCTCAAATGAAGCAAGCCCAGCTGAGTCCACGGGGAGCATAGAGCCAGAGACGGGAGAGGCTTTCCCAGTCCAGTCTGCAGAGGGCGAGGTTGCTCCTTCCTCTGAAGAACTACTCGCCCCTGTTGAAAGCAAAGAGCCATCGGACACAAAACAAGCACCAGAGGATGTCTCAAATGAAGCAAGCCCAGCCGAGTCCACGGCGAGCGTAGAACCAGAGACGGTAGAAGCTGCCCCTGTCCAGTCTGCTGACGTTGAGGCTGATCCTTCCACTGAAGAACCACCGGCTCTTAAGGCCTCAGATGAGCCAGCAGGTATTCTGCCTTACAGTGTGAAATGATGATGCCAAAATTATTCTTCCTGAAAATCACTGTTGGTACAGAGGTGGTATTGTTTAATAACAACCACCTAAAACCAGACGGTTTCATGAAGAGCTGACAGACAAAAACCTTTATTTCGCTGCCTTTGAAGCAGATATGACATGAAATAACAAACATTTGACAGCCTAAACATTTGGCGTTCAATGTTAATCATGGCAAAAATCTGGCAATTCTTcttcgctctcctcctccaacacGTCCAACTGCGCCTTGGTCAGCAGACAAATTGTCTGGGTCATTATTGTCaatggaaaacactgctgtACTCGGCCTCAATATGGCTCCCATCACTGAGGTCGTCAGCCATTGTCTGAaatgctattttttttaaagcctttaCCACAAGTATTTCAGGGAATCAAGATATAGTTCAACAGTcttaaaaataatgacatcatgGACGCACACGTCTCATCAAGCTGAAAAGAGAGAATCACACATATGTTGCACACGGTCTTAGCTGTTATGGAAAAAAGGTTTTGGGCATCTGTCACTCATTTTGAGGACCGAACAATTTAATGCTATTATTTGTTGTTAAATCCAAGATGTTAACTTTGTAAACTGCATTTAACTATTTTagatatttaaactttaaatattagTCTGAAGTCACAATATCTTTTATAAACACATCAGTTCAGGACCTTGCTGCTGACCCCCGGCTGTATTTTGACATCTCCACAGGGCCAGTCATTGAATCAGCTGAGCCTGAGTCCACTGCTCAACCAGAGGTAGCCGACCAgccaccagctgctgctgtggaggagaccccccctcctcctgaaCAGCCTGCCGCAGAACCAAGCAAAGGTACTGTGAAAAAGTTCTAGCTATCCAGACTTTATAATGAGCTCTTGTTTGATAATGAGGTTATCAGTGGGCAGGTACACGAGTCCATTCTAAAGCAGTTGAACTCTTACATCTCATCTTTCAGCCAAACAAACACGTCGGTTGTTGTGTAGGATGAATAACCCCTGTTACAATACACTGGCTAATCTAAATAAACTCCCTGTTGTATGTTGCGGCTCATGTCCTCCATTCAGAATGTCCAAATCTATTGATAAATATTCATGCTTTTTAACTGGTGAATAATAAAACTACTGGAAGAccagaatgtgtttattgatttataaatgatttaGTTCATAGTATTAATGTATTAGTATTCAGAGAAGGCAGGTTGGTTGGGAGATTAGATATGAGATTTAAACTGCTCTAAGGCTGATAAACTGTTTGTATAATGATTTCTGCATGCAAATTATATGTTAATAGTCAAGTAGGGCTTTCATGTTGTTGGCTTTTTACCCAGCTCAGAGTCCCTTTATTACAGGCAGCTTATAACACAGGTTAtagttttctgttttatgattttaagtCTAATCCGTGCTATAATTTGgtggatttaaataaaaacaatattcttATTATGTCGTCTTAACACTTTGCTTCcgtatcttttttattttaagtcagAAGTCCCTATCAGAAATCCTCATGTTCCCACAAATGCATCAGTGTGCACAAATTGAAGAAACTGAACACAGGGTTTATCATTTATcccttttattaattttattcttttgagCAGCTTAGACCTGTGGTGCAAAACTAATTccacacatattcaaagaaaattAATAGAAATAATTTTATCTCATATCTGTACCTGGAAAGTGCACAACCTCCCAAAGTACAAGACCCAGCACTTGTAGGTGAGTTCAGATAATTGTCATAGGAGATGTGGTTTTCCTGTAAACTTTCCATTTCCTGAGCAGCAGTTCAACCAGTGTTGTGTGCTCACAGAACCTTTGATAGCACACTATGgcttttcattctttattcttAAATTTAATCTACTAATGCATTTATTGTCACTCTCAGTAAGGGGATCAGCTCCATCCCCATAAAATTATACATGTTGTAATCCTGTGTTGCATTTCTCTTGTTGCCCTCCAGGGGGCTCTGGTTTCAAGCCAGACCCTTCTCTGATGGACTTCGGCCAATCCAACCCGGAGGATGAAGACCTGTACAGCACACGCAGCTGAGACACCAGCGTTGGCCTCAGGAGAAAACCTCATTCCCACACTGCCGTCTCAAGCAGACCGACAAACACTCTGTAACATTATGCAGTGTAAATTGGCATTTTGCAAGCGAGCCTAGTAAGGGAAGTTTTTCATCAATATTTCCATCCTCAGTTCTTCTGCCTACTTCGTTAATAATTCCACAGATAACAGCCAAGTACATTTGCATTGCAAATAGCAGCGAGCCGTGGCAGGCGGTTTATGTGGAAGGACCGAAACCTGGAAAAAATATACACCCACAACTATTTACAAGTCTTTTAGTTCACAGATGGCAGATTGagaacatttctctctgtttgtgtctttaactATAACTGGCtttttgtgctgcagcttctACAGTCACGAGTGCATggtgcttttatttattgtaatttagCCCACGGCATTGGCTTGCTGGAATTACTGCACATGTGATGGTATCATTTACAAGATGGACTGATGCTGTTCTGTTTTGTTGAATCAAACTTCGTCTTCACTTGTTCATTTTAAGAAGTCAgaataaatctatattttctgGGATTTGTGTTGTCTTGTGAATTGTGGGACCATACACAGAGTGTCGCTCTATACAGATCCACAGGTGGACTCCAGACACATCTCAAAGGTAAATAAAGCAAAGAGGATGCAACTGACCACAGTCTGGACGGCCACAGCAAGGGTCTGAATGTTTCGCTTTAAGAATTATCAACATTACTGTAAGatatttttgaaaagtgaaaaaaaagtattaaaggggacatagcatgcaaattccactttgttagtgcttctacaggttaatgtgggtatctggcatgtctaccaacccaaaaactctggggaaaaaacactcgcgcgttttgttatagttcctctaagtcagaaacgtcatgcttgagcgactcgattgcgcttcctgtgtattgtgtcgtaacaaggaactggaagtctccctacatggtcttggcccaccccccacctcatctcccctcatttctccgctggtcagccccatagactgtatatataaggtcagcccgcgattctgctttctccgcttgttgttgtacccgttgaatgtcggggttcgggggtaaatgatggtcttcatagccccccccacccctctctttctctctctgtctgtctgcttgtgtgcttgtagtggatgggcagagggggacatttaattatgtgattgggaaaatgaaaactccaggacaacaaggggaatacaaagtatgggatgcatatttgataatttatatcatataaaatatgtaatttatatcgtttaaaatcatggggggagaggggggaggggggagctggctcattagcatttaaaggaacaggcactcaaaacaggtcactctgtggagggcggttttatacagggtaaaaagggtgctgttttatatgatccttgtggtattttgaccaaagtatgttacagacatttcattaagaccccaaggaaccatatcaacttgtggtaaaatgtgcatgctatgtcccctttaaatcatACAAATGAATCCAATGATGTTCATTCAAAATGTCCAATTGAAAGATTCCCAGGgagaaactgtttttcaaacatTGCACATCATAGTTGAAGGTCTCTCTCATATCACGACCGACAGCTGAAACTTTAAATCCTCCCAGAAATATTGAACAGCCCTGTAGTGAGCTGTGCTCCAACTGTCAATGCTCTATTTCATTATATTGGGGGGGGAAAGTATGTTGTTGACTTTGTATAGGACATACTCTTTGCCTCTCATCCATATGTTCTCCTTTCACACATTTATGATGTCACTCTAACATTCTTAACACTCATTAGTGTAAAGTACTTTCACATATGTCACATATGA contains these protein-coding regions:
- the apool gene encoding MICOS complex subunit MIC27 — translated: MAAKVVMVAVPAVLGIASIRVYTVSEAPADGLVTREKLNIYTPLSQSAEVQFVPESPGIIESGLTAAREGMLPFAQAVKGACVSVKRQSVNLYHSGQDVFYYLKDPPPGFLPRFGTITMAGLLGMFLARKGSRFKRIAVPLGLMSAGTSVCYPAQAVAVIKVTGRKVYAAGQWSSAAVSSLLTPKPQEPVAKEISASQPESATVSSPESAVVEALEVSSTTDSSSSQSATIPETEVESAESVPSSDEPIAAVITKEASSVTLTEISPDQAPTETNTDPVVHLVPAETEAAPPSEELPASVENEAPSNTKQAPDEVSNEASPAESTGSIEPETGEAFPVQSAEGEVAPSSEELLAPVESKEPSDTKQAPEDVSNEASPAESTASVEPETVEAAPVQSADVEADPSTEEPPALKASDEPAGPVIESAEPESTAQPEVADQPPAAAVEETPPPPEQPAAEPSKGGSGFKPDPSLMDFGQSNPEDEDLYSTRS